In Drosophila yakuba strain Tai18E2 chromosome X, Prin_Dyak_Tai18E2_2.1, whole genome shotgun sequence, a single genomic region encodes these proteins:
- the LOC6525373 gene encoding E3 ubiquitin-protein ligase Ubr3 isoform X1, with translation MDEDDNLSNADISIDDEEVVMERTHNAPMQEDLEQEDEDESSDVDLSSVYVLPPIVSAPSPASVRIAAGSSGGGGGAAAGAVATTTDNSHSPFHDWDSSVAAAAAPPPPPPRAGATTASSGTAAGSAGTAAASSGDAGAKPSFFFGASSFSLRSRKEVAALINTECCRGSPTPDLDSIMDTLFNPGTPIDNLDNIEWIRWLIAGGRTPQEFVKIVRSYDNHAKCGLVWVPHVVAYRCRTCGISPCMSICRDCFKKGNHTNHDFNMFLSQAGGACDCGDTSVMKAEGFCSDHGINNRVNRDPVPNNLLAVAEAIMPKLLFRLLQHFREHSDTPLEVQAITSYSCEEFANMLIDLNNMGEIMRKVMTRTLINPEVYSYFMEAPCQDTRNGRFLKANREKYEDAVNRFPNPEPPDEYRDLPALGDKLVHTTLLEEFIFWTFKFEFPQTLVCFLLNMLPDQDYKEHLTRTFVMHYSRIPSVLEMSRDPDTLSNRVVHMSVQLFSNESLALKMVNELSLLHVMIISLKLMMSKILIQNTLHDPNKNFHFVIDCTRQVMKDHCYWPLVSDFNNVLSHESVALVFLRDDNLIDMWFQFLQMLQGMNVNVRETASHVEFEPNSYYAAFSCELEASAYPMWSIISHLQDGTHAHLAKKIINYCVTTLHEWLDSIYFMEARLSMEEMMQASFHFPLHRYLAAFVCQAVTKMGISLNDVLPSRPYLLPLLMIHPLRVQSFFYEILAGKWVRNGLQIKGQAMTYIQANFCNSMADMDLFFLQICATNLPQYFFLQNTIELFDVGQWLETAPLKQPQKAEQSSMLEGFLTFLATLVTSRTNLGNDEATQCIIEISALLATENKTHSQLLELMPERSGNVHTKNFETFLKKLSVYKAPSSGSENLEQGLFTPIDEVWEKHYDPLHVLLRAVHRRDFQSSLDRFTNYVKSKDKMPASGNLWPPFRLPQALPATSSFSDPCKILNSRVFHSTILSIFFRAVHTRDVSEHLLALAVFLLEIAVETSDDVGSGTGDRAPPALAAVVESSGGPGYHGYGSGRQEPPKLFQCYPTDNLSCNLRHVVKKVSLKSRDPQVITSSYRSNPFYSDLDFDVDADPEQSLRMIGHGDSEADEATGGAGLASVGLGMGALSRRNVSQALVPMRVPGMEVALPPDLSVVAETGVVIRQDSNEDDLLREGDHAMDMSPAAALDFHFPLQQITLPESGMEVAIRRDLLLAETNNMGAIAGGAGGGANASATPPAVASNEMFSPTTPTGSGMLLPFQRVQPVAVPSSVNMDIVPSNALGAGGSFTSGVSGGSTGRRMNYETGGARKRSVDIAIGGSNKDELHLDESILSLLLKLHSQLSGTLDSFSLSDGEDQSCGDDSSMDVDCNEASTSMAAAESTALAERGRSGRNYKNIHVSSSRIGDGPFFIGNLLRKIAKQDEQCALSIDDIRARLWPNQREKQAEAKARETKEKEERRKKARERQQKMMQDFANKQKQFMQSAAAAASSMDYGPEDEDDEELYEEQPREKEYDCIICNCTTPSTESNPIGLVVLVESSGIVGHRRRIAERLPLPLNAEDESRLAHTTRLAAEFSRRTELLSLKFGDESWYLSNNMAYDNGVHVQSCGHHVHLSCLEAYLKTLYTTQRQPVQDRGEFYCPVCRQLSNSVLPLSPQLDRPTHLVRSGNQPFERLVADLTDLIKENETIPQPTKLTEAMGHAMEVMTNIAQRKVKCASITFRKLFIFVTSIARTNLEAEIIQRGGSLCSANATRYKPKRDCIVPLLHVLSVHVRVLVEWPLWSSWASLAGLPVNDTEPLPAHCLELIPSLLADPIALLLKFILLAPLHLDQDYFTCMVKVMYNLLYYQIVVQLCVTLTDFECDHILKVYGSSAAGSGNSAAESQQESAAGTTNSRRRAGQQQQSASQLGKAMALVLSQTNELAHLRRDCIPSTSSSAAAAAAGSSSTTAPGSSTVTASSSSSATTHEVNLKSMELQLQSLCLPFLRVAALLRQHLYRHEMPEISAPGLEFVRLVYYLELVTDSMDWDCFNASKGLCFIPGTEQTLPQFWCQQLMEVRPPADTVRELVLINQHSLWQQPRLLELPREYERLFTYYHERPCLNCYKVPKESSICLLCGTIVCLKQNCCAENDCCEAVRHTLSCGGGIGIFLVVTSTYIIVIRGRRACLWGSLYLDDFDEEDRDLKRGKPLYLSQDRFNLLESQWLSHKFAHTKHTWVFHRDLL, from the exons ATGGACGAGGATGACAACCTGTCCAATGCCGACATTAGCATCGATGACGAGGAGGTGGTGATGGAGCGGACCCACAATGCGCCCATGCAGGAGGATTTAGAGCAGGAGGACGAAGACGAGTCATCCGACGTGGATCTCTCCTCGGTGTATGTCCTGCCACCCATAGTCTCGGCACCATCGCCCGCATCAGTGCGCATCGCTGCTGGATCCTCAGGTGGTGGCGGAGGAGCCGCAGCGGGAGCAGTAGCAACAACCACCGATAACTCGCATTCCCCCTTCCACGACTGGGATTCCAGTgtggcggctgctgctgctccaccgccgccaccgcccaGGGCAGGAGCGACTACAGCGAGCTCCGGCACAGCAGCGGGATCGGCGGGAACAGCGGCCGCCTCATCCGGCGATGCCGGCGCCAAGCCAAGCTTCTTCTTTGGCGCCTCCTCGTTCAGTTTGCGCAGTCGCAAGGAGGTGGCCGCCCTGATCAACACGGAATGCTGCCGTGGCAGCCCTACACCTGATCTCGACTCCATCATGGACACCCTGTTTAATCCGGGCACGCCCATCGACAATCTGGACAACATCGAGTGGATACGATGGCTCATTGCCGGCGGACGGACGCCGCAGGAGTTTGTTAAAATTG TGCGCAGCTATGACAACCACGCCAAATGCGGTCTGGTATGGGTGCCCCATGTGGTTGCCTACAGGTGCCGCACCTGCGGCATATCGCCCTGCATGTCCATATGCCGGGACTGCTTCAAGAAGGGCAACCACACGAACCACGACTTTAATATGTTCCTGTCACAGGCGGGCGGTGCCTGCGATTGTGGTGACACCTCGGTTATGAAGGCGGAGGGTTTTTGCAGCGATCATGGCATCAATAACCGGGTTAATCGTGATCCGGTGCCAAACAACCTGTTGGCGGTAGCCGAGGCCATAATGCCCAAGCTGCTGTTCCGCCTGTTGCAGCACTTCCGCGAGCACAGCGACACACCTCTGGAGGTACAAGCGATAACGTCGTACTCTTGCGAGGAGTTCGCCAACATGCTGATCGATCTGAACAACATGGGCGAGATAATGCGCAAGGTGATGACGCGCACGCTGATTAATCCAGAAGTATATTCCTACTTCATGGAAGCACCGTGCCAGGACACGAGGAATGGTCGTTTCTTGAAGGCGAACCGTGAGAAATACGAGGATGCGGTTAACAGATTCCCAAATCCAGAGCCACCCGATGAGTACAGGGATCTGCCCGCGCTGGGCGATAAACTGGTCCACACCACGCTACTCGAAGAGTTCATCTTCTGGACATTTAAGTTCGAGTTTCCACAGACTCTGGTCTGCTTCCTGCTGAACATGCTGCCTGATCAGGATTACAAG GAACACCTCACCCGCACATTTGTGATGCACTACAGCCGCATACCGTCCGTGTTGGAAATGTCTCGTGATCCGGATACGCTGAGCAACCGGGTGGTCCACATGAGCGTCCAACTCTTCTCCAACGAAAGTCTGGCCCTCAAGATGGTCAATGAGCTGTCGCTGCTGCACGTAATGATTATCAGCCTAAAGCTAATGATGTCCAAGATACTCATACAGAATACATTGCATG atCCCAACAAGAATTTCCATTTCGTCATCGACTGTACCCGCCAGGTGATGAAGGACCACTGCTACTGGCCACTAGTCTCGGACTTTAACAATGTCCTTTCACACGAATCGGTGGCCCTGGTCTTTCTGCGGGACGACAATCTCATCGACATGTGGTTCCAGTTTCTCCAGATGCTTCAGGGCATGAATGTCAATGTGCGGGAGACGGCTTCTCATGTGGAATTCGAGCCAAACAGCTACTATGCGGCGTTCTCCTGCGAGCTTGAGGCCAGTGCCTATCCCATGTGGTCAATTATCTCCCATCTGCAAGATGGCACACATGCCCACCTGGCAAAGAAGATCATTAACTACTGTGTGACGACGCTGCACGAGTGGTTAGACTCTATTTACTTTATGGAGGCGCGTCTATCGATG GAGGAGATGATGCAGGCCTCGTTCCACTTTCCTCTGCATCGCTATCTGGCTGCCTTTGTTTGCCAGGCGGTAACTAAAATGGGAATCAGTCTGAACGATGTGCTACCGTCCCGACCCTATCTGCTGCCCCTGCTGATGATCCATCCACTTCGTGTCCAG AGTTTCTTCTACGAAATCCTGGCCGGAAAATGGGTGCGCAATGGTCTTCAAATCAAGGGCCAGGCAATGACCTACATACAGGCGAACTTCTGCAACTCGATGGCCGACATGGACCTGTTCTTCCTGCAGATCTGTGCCACCAACCTGCCGCAGTACTTCTTTCTGCAGAACACCATCGAGTTGTTCGACGTGGGTCAGTGGCTGGAGACGGCTCCCTTGAAGCAGCCCCAAAAGGCGGAGCAATCCTCGATGCTGGAGGGATTCCTCACATTTCTGGCCACCCTGGTGACGAGTCGCACTAATCTGGGTAACGATGAGGCCACCCAGTGCATCATCGAGATCAGTGCCTTGTTGGCCACCGAGAACAAGACGCACTCGCAGCTCCTTGAACTAATGCCGGAGCGGTCGGGCAATGTGCATACCAAAAACTTTGAGACCTTCCTGAAGAAGCTATCGGTTTACAAGGCTCCGTCGAGTGGGAGCGAGAACCTGGAGCAGGGTCTCTTTACGCCTATCGACGAGGTGTGGGAGAAGCACTACGATCCGCTGCACGTCCTTTTGCGAGCAGTGCATCGTCGGGACTTTCAATCATCGCTGGATCGCTTTACAAACTATGTGAAGAGCAAGGATAAGATGCCGGCGAGTGGTAACCTGTGGCCGCCATTCCGATTGCCGCAGGCTCTGCCCGCAACGAGCTCCTTCAGTGATCCCTGCAAGATTCTTAACTCGCGCGTCTTTCACTCCACCATCCTGTCGATATTTTTCCGTGCAGTGCACACACGTGATGTTTCCGAGCATCTGCTGGCCCTGGCTGTGTTCCTTTTGGAGATTGCTGTGGAAACAAGTGATGATGTTGGCAGTGGTACCGGAGATCGGGCCCCTCCTGCACTGGCTGCTGTGGTGGAGTCATCTGGCGGGCCGGGCTATCATGGCTACGGCTCGGGCCGGCAGGAACCGCCCAAGCTCTTCCAGTGCTATCCCACGGACAATCTCAGCTGCAATCTGCGCCACGTGGTCAAGAAGGTGTCGCTGAAGTCACGTGATCCGCAAGTGATCACCTCCAGCTATCGGTCGAACCCGTTTTACTCAGATCTGGACTTTGATGTCGACGCAGATCCAGAGCAATCGTTGCGCATGATTGGACATGGGGACTCAGAAGCAGATGAGGCAACGGGTGGAGCTGGCCTGGCATCAGTTGGACTGGGAATGGGAGCTCTTAGCAGAAGGAATGTCTCTCAGGCGCTGGTGCCGATGAGAGTGCCTGGCATGGAGGTCGCCCTACCACCGGATCTTTCAGTAGTCGCCGAAACCGGTGTGGTTATCCGCCAGGATAGCAACGAAGATGATCTACTCAGAGAAGGTGATCATGCCATGGATATGAGCCCAGCGGCTGCACtcgatttccattttccgctgCAGCAGATCACGTTGCCGGAAAGTGGCATGGAAGTGGCCATTCGGAGGGATCTTCTGCTGGCCGAAACGAACAATATGGGCGCAATtgcaggaggagctggaggtggCGCCAATGCATCGGCCACACCACCAGCAGTGGCTTCCAATGAGATGTTCTCGCCCACCACACCCACGGGCAGCGGTATGCTCCTGCCTTTCCAGCGGGTTCAGCCTGTAGCCGTGCCCAGCAGCGTTAATATGGATATTGTCCCATCAAATGCCCTGGGCGCCGGCGGAAGTTTCACATCCGGCGTAAGTGGTGGCAGCACTGGACGTAGGATGAACTACGAAACGGGTGGAGCACGTAAGCGATCCGTGGACATTGCCATCGGTGGCAGCAATAAGGATGAGCTGCATTTGGACGAGAGCATCTTGTCGCTGCTGCTTAAGCTCCATTCTCAGCTCTCTGGCACACTAGATAGCTTCTCGTTGAGCGACGGCGAAGATCAATCATGTGGCGACGATTCGTCCATGGATGTCGACTGCAACGAAGCCAGCACCTCCATGGCAGCAGCGGAGAGCACTGCCTTGGCTGAGAGGGGACGCAGTGGGCGCAACTATAAGAACATTCATGTATCCTCCTCTCGCATCGGCGACGGACCATTCTTTATTGGTAATCTGCTTCGCAAGATCGCCAAACAGGATGAGCAGTGCGCCCTGAGCATCGACGACATCCGTGCCAGACTCTGGCCGAATCAGCGTGAAAAACAAGCGGAGGCGAAGGCACGCGAGaccaaggagaaggaggagcgCCGCAAGAAAGCACGTGAGCGCCAGCAGAAGATGATGCAAGACTTTGCCAACAAGCAGAAGCAGTTCATGCAGTCTGCTGCGGCAGCAGCCAGTAGTATGGACTACGGGccggaggacgaggacgatgaAGAGTTGTACGAGGAGCAGCCACGCGAAAAGGAGTACGACTGCATAATCTGCAATTGCACCACACCCAGTACCGAATCGAATCCTATTGGCTTGGTCGTTCTGGTCGAATCCAGTGGCATTGTTGGGCATCGGCGGCGCATTGCCGAGCGACTGCCGCTGCCACTAAACGCGGAGGATGAGTCCCGACTGGCACATACCACCCGACTGGCAGCTGAATTCAGCAGGCGCACGGAACTGCTTAGTCTCAAGTTTGGCGATGAGTCCTGGTATCTGTCCAATAATATGGCGTACGACAACGGTGTACATGTGCAGTCGTGTGGCCACCACGTTCATCTCAGTTGCCTAGAGGCATACCTTAAGACGCTGTACACCACACAACGTCAGCCAGTCCAGGATCGTGGCGAGTTCTACTGTCCCGTGTGCCGGCAGCTCTCCAACTCGGTGCTGCCGCTGAGTCCGCAGCTGGACAGACCCACACACCTTGTCCGCTCTGGTAATCAGCCATTCGAACGTCTTGTCGCCGACCTCACCGATTTAATCAAAGAGAACGAAACGATACCG CAGCCCACAAAACTGACAGAGGCCATGGGTCATGCTATGGAGGTGATGACAAACATTGCCCAGCGCAAGGTTAAATGCGCCTCGATCACGTTCCGCAAGCTGTTCATCTTCGTTACCTCGATTGCGCGTACAAACCTGGAGGCGGAGATCATCCAGCGTGGCGGATCACTATGTTCAGCGAATGCCACGCGGTACAAGCCAAAGCGGGACTGCATCGTGCCGCTGCTGCACGTGCTATCGGTACATGTGCGTGTCTTGGTCGAATGGCCGCTGTGGAGCAGCTGGGCCTCGTTAGCTGGCCTGCCCGTTAACGATACGGAACCTTTGCCGGCGCACTGCCTCGAGTTAATTCCCAGCCTGTTAGCGGATCCCATTGCGCTGCTGCTCAAGTTTATCCTGCTGGCGCCACTGCATCTGGACCAGG ATTACTTCACTTGCATGGTGAAAGTCATGTACAACCTGCTGTACTACCAGATTGTGGTTCAGCTGTGCGTTACCCTCACGGATTTTGAGTGCGATCACATTCTCAAAGTTTACGGCAGCAGTGCCGCTGGCAGCGGCAACTCTGCTGCGGAATCGCAACAGGAATCGGCCGCCGGGACCACGAACAGTCGTCGCCGTgctggccaacagcagcagagcgCCTCGCAGCTGGGAAAGGCCATGGCCCTGGTGCTAAGCCAGACAAATGAGCTGGCGCACTTGCGACGCGATTGCATACCCAGTACCAGCAGctcggcggcagcggcggcggctggTTCCTCCTCCACAACCGCTCCTGGCTCCAGCACAGTCAccgcctcctcctcatcctcggcCACGACGCACGAGGTTAACCTTAAGTCCATGGAACTACAGCTGCAGTCGCTATGTTTGCCGTTCTTGCGAGTAGCTGCCTTACTGCGCCAGCATCTCTATCGCCACGAGATGCCAGAGATCTCGGCACCGGGACTGGAGTTTGTGCGTCTTGTTTACTATTTGGAACTCGTCACAGATTCTATGGACTGGGATTGCTTTAATGCCAGCAAGGGGCTATGCTTTATTCCCGGCACTGAGCAAACGCTGCCGCAGTTCTGGTGCCAGCAGTTGATGGAGGTGCGTCCGCCGGCGGATACGGTCAGAGAATTGGTGCTCATCAATCAGCATTCGTTGTGGCAGCAGCCGCGACTTCTCGAATTGCCGCGCGAGTACGAACGCTTGTTCACG TACTACCATGAGCGGCCGTGCCTCAACTGCTATAAAGTGCCCAAGGAGAGCTCCATCTGCCTGCTGTGCGGGACGATCGTATGCCTCAAGCAGAACTGCTGCGCGGAGAATGACTGCTGCGAGGCTGTTCGG CACACGCTATCCTGTGGAGGAGGCATAGGTATCTTTTTGGTGGTCACCTCCACGTACATCATAGTTATCCGTGGACGACGCGCCTGCCTTTGGGGCTCACTCTATCTGGACGACTTTGACGAGGAGGATCGCGATCTCAA GCGCGGCAAACCTTTGTATTTGAGCCAAGACCGCTTCAATCTCCTGGAATCACAGTGGCTGTCCCATAAGTTTGCTCATACAAAACACACCTGGGTTTTTCATCGGGATCTATTGTGA